A genomic window from Micromonospora ferruginea includes:
- the yidD gene encoding membrane protein insertion efficiency factor YidD: protein MLLAPIIAYRRWISPALPARCRFYPSCSAYAVEAVSRHGAARGAWLTVRRLSRCHPFHPGGHDPVPEPGGRRRADVTGA from the coding sequence ATGCTGCTGGCACCCATCATCGCGTACCGTCGGTGGATAAGTCCGGCACTGCCGGCCCGCTGCCGGTTCTACCCGTCGTGCAGTGCCTACGCCGTGGAGGCGGTGTCCCGGCACGGTGCGGCGCGGGGGGCCTGGCTGACGGTCCGGCGGCTGTCGCGCTGCCACCCCTTTCACCCAGGTGGACACGACCCGGTGCCGGAGCCGGGCGGTCGCCGCCGTGCCGACGTGACTGGAGCCTGA
- the gnd gene encoding phosphogluconate dehydrogenase (NAD(+)-dependent, decarboxylating) gives MQLGLVGLGRMGGNMRERLRAAGHEVVGFDRNPELSDAASLAELAEKLDAPRAVWVMVPAGVTDATIDELAGVLGEGDIVIDGGNSRFSDDAPRAERLNERGIGYVDVGVSGGVWGRQNGYGLMVGGAQQHVDRLMPIFDALKPEGEFGFVHAGPVGAGHYAKMVHNGIEYGLMHAYAEGFELLSASELVTNVPGVVKSWRKGTVVQSWLLDLLDRALDEDPELAELSDYTEDTGEGRWTVDEAVRLAVPLNVITAALFARFASRQDESPAMKAVAALRQQFGGHAVHKR, from the coding sequence ATGCAGCTCGGCCTGGTAGGACTCGGCCGGATGGGTGGCAACATGCGCGAACGGCTGCGCGCCGCCGGGCACGAGGTGGTCGGCTTCGACCGCAACCCGGAGCTCAGCGACGCCGCGAGCCTCGCGGAGCTGGCCGAGAAGCTCGACGCACCGCGCGCGGTCTGGGTCATGGTGCCCGCCGGCGTCACCGACGCCACCATCGACGAGCTGGCCGGCGTGCTCGGCGAGGGCGACATCGTCATCGACGGCGGCAACTCCCGGTTCAGCGACGACGCCCCGCGCGCCGAGCGCCTGAACGAGCGGGGCATCGGCTACGTCGACGTCGGCGTCTCCGGTGGCGTCTGGGGCCGGCAGAACGGCTACGGGCTGATGGTCGGCGGCGCGCAGCAGCACGTCGACCGGCTCATGCCGATCTTCGACGCGCTCAAGCCGGAGGGCGAGTTCGGCTTCGTGCACGCCGGCCCGGTCGGCGCCGGCCACTACGCCAAGATGGTGCACAACGGCATCGAGTACGGCCTGATGCACGCCTACGCCGAGGGCTTCGAGCTGCTCTCGGCGTCCGAACTCGTGACCAACGTCCCCGGCGTGGTCAAGTCGTGGCGAAAGGGCACCGTCGTCCAGTCCTGGCTGCTCGACCTGCTCGACCGGGCGCTCGACGAGGACCCGGAGCTGGCCGAGCTGAGCGACTACACCGAGGACACCGGCGAGGGCCGCTGGACGGTCGACGAGGCGGTCCGGCTCGCCGTGCCGCTCAACGTCATCACCGCCGCGCTCTTCGCCCGGTTCGCCTCCCGGCAGGACGAGTCGCCCGCCATGAAGGCCGTCGCCGCGCTGCGCCAGCAGTTCGGCGGTCACGCCGTCCACAAGCGCTGA
- the rsmG gene encoding 16S rRNA (guanine(527)-N(7))-methyltransferase RsmG, whose translation MATRPDPADASLPPELAEAAQTLFGDRLDLAAAYAELLATEGVVRGLIGPRETPRLWDRHLLNCAVVAERIPQGASVIDVGSGAGLPGLVLAIARPDLTVTLVEPLARRVSFLVEAVQRLGLTRSVRVFRGRAEEAAAGSRDRDPLVADVVTARAVAALDRLATWCLPLTVPGGRLLALKGASAAEEITEHADAVARLGGGEPELHRCGVGVIEPAATVVEVVRERVVRQPKAKGPKRSRGGRRRGGRNRDR comes from the coding sequence ATCGCCACGCGCCCCGACCCGGCCGACGCGTCCCTGCCGCCCGAGCTGGCCGAGGCCGCGCAGACGCTGTTCGGCGACCGGCTCGACCTCGCCGCCGCGTACGCCGAACTGCTGGCCACGGAGGGTGTGGTCCGGGGCCTGATCGGGCCCCGCGAGACGCCCCGGCTCTGGGACCGGCACCTGCTCAACTGCGCGGTGGTGGCGGAGCGGATCCCGCAGGGGGCCAGCGTGATCGACGTCGGCTCCGGGGCCGGACTGCCCGGCCTGGTGCTGGCGATCGCGCGGCCGGATCTCACCGTCACCCTCGTCGAACCGCTCGCCCGACGGGTCTCCTTCCTGGTCGAGGCGGTACAGCGCCTCGGGCTGACCCGGTCGGTCCGGGTCTTCCGGGGGCGGGCCGAGGAGGCGGCGGCCGGCTCCCGGGACCGCGACCCGCTGGTCGCCGACGTCGTCACGGCGCGCGCCGTGGCCGCGCTGGACCGACTCGCCACCTGGTGCCTCCCGCTGACGGTGCCGGGTGGGCGGCTGCTGGCTCTCAAGGGCGCGTCCGCGGCCGAGGAGATCACCGAGCACGCCGACGCCGTGGCTCGGCTCGGCGGTGGGGAGCCCGAGCTGCACCGGTGCGGCGTCGGGGTGATCGAGCCGGCCGCCACCGTCGTCGAGGTGGTCCGGGAGCGGGTGGTACGCCAGCCCAAGGCGAAGGGCCCGAAGCGCTCGCGCGGCGGTCGCCGTCGCGGTGGCCGGAATCGGGATCGCTGA
- the yidC gene encoding membrane protein insertase YidC, whose amino-acid sequence MSLDWIYYAISWILLTWHSAWDAIGVPVGAVIGTNWAWILAIIFLVVTVRVILFPVFVKQIKSQRAMQALQPKVKELQEKHKGDRETLQKEMMELYRKEKANPLMGCLPMFLQIPVFLGLFHTLKRLNPENGGKTLYGWTVDQFNSASSAKLFTAPISGRFGSTAADLAPLGANTGTVKVIAGVLVLIMIATTYLTSRQMILKTGWAEDPQQRMVQRLMLYGIPVSLLVSGSIFPIGVIIYWVTNNLFTLGQQQWVLRKFPPLVPPKKAATTGGKNPVQPAKTGLLGRKTAQPAAKAPAAAPKVAGPKPGAKPVNPKKAGNRPAKRQG is encoded by the coding sequence TTGAGTCTCGACTGGATCTACTACGCGATCTCGTGGATCCTGCTGACCTGGCACTCGGCCTGGGACGCCATCGGGGTGCCGGTCGGCGCGGTCATCGGCACGAACTGGGCCTGGATCCTCGCGATCATCTTCCTGGTGGTGACGGTCCGGGTGATCCTGTTCCCGGTCTTCGTCAAGCAGATCAAGTCCCAGCGTGCCATGCAGGCGCTCCAGCCGAAGGTGAAGGAGCTCCAGGAGAAGCACAAGGGTGACCGGGAGACGCTCCAGAAGGAGATGATGGAGCTCTACCGGAAGGAAAAGGCCAACCCCCTGATGGGCTGCCTTCCGATGTTCCTCCAGATCCCCGTCTTCCTGGGCCTGTTCCACACGCTCAAGCGGCTCAACCCGGAGAACGGCGGCAAGACGCTCTACGGCTGGACCGTCGACCAGTTCAACAGCGCCTCCAGCGCGAAGCTCTTCACCGCGCCGATCTCCGGCCGGTTCGGCTCCACCGCCGCCGACCTGGCGCCCCTGGGCGCGAACACCGGCACGGTGAAGGTGATCGCCGGCGTCCTGGTGCTCATCATGATCGCCACCACCTACCTGACCAGCCGGCAGATGATCCTGAAGACCGGCTGGGCGGAAGACCCGCAGCAGCGGATGGTGCAGCGCCTGATGCTCTACGGCATCCCGGTGTCGCTGCTGGTCTCCGGGTCGATCTTCCCGATCGGTGTGATCATCTACTGGGTCACCAACAACCTCTTCACGCTCGGCCAGCAGCAGTGGGTGCTGCGGAAGTTCCCCCCGCTGGTGCCGCCGAAGAAGGCCGCCACCACCGGCGGCAAGAACCCGGTCCAGCCGGCCAAGACCGGCCTGCTCGGTCGCAAGACCGCCCAGCCCGCGGCCAAGGCGCCGGCCGCCGCGCCGAAGGTCGCCGGCCCGAAGCCGGGCGCCAAGCCGGTCAACCCGAAGAAGGCCGGCAACCGCCCCGCCAAGCGACAGGGCTGA
- the recF gene encoding DNA replication/repair protein RecF (All proteins in this family for which functions are known are DNA-binding proteins that assist the filamentation of RecA onto DNA for the initiation of recombination or recombinational repair.) — translation MYVRRLELVDFRSYERVGVDLEPGPNVLVGANGVGKTNLVEALGYVATLDSHRVATDAPLVRMGATSAVIRCAVVHEGRELLVELEIVPGKANRARLGRSPARRARDVLGALRLVLFAPEDLELVRGDPAERRRYLDDLLVTRQPRYAGVRADYERVVKQRNALLRTSYLARKTGGSRGGDLSTLAVWDTHLAQHGADLLAGRLELVAALTPHVAKAYDAVAAGRGAAGIAYRPSVELPEPAADRAALAEALATALAANRSTEIERGTTLVGPHRDDLALTLGPLPAKGYASHGESWSYALALRLAGYDLLRADGIEPVLVLDDVFAELDTGRRERLAELVGGASQLLVTCAVDDDVPAALRGTRWTVGEGTVRRAG, via the coding sequence GTGTACGTCCGCCGGCTCGAACTGGTCGACTTCCGCTCGTACGAGCGGGTCGGCGTCGACCTGGAGCCCGGCCCGAACGTGCTGGTCGGCGCCAACGGCGTCGGCAAGACCAACCTGGTCGAGGCGCTGGGCTACGTGGCGACCCTGGACTCGCACCGGGTCGCCACGGACGCCCCGCTGGTCCGGATGGGCGCCACCTCGGCGGTGATCCGCTGCGCCGTGGTGCACGAGGGCCGGGAGCTGCTGGTCGAGCTGGAGATCGTCCCGGGCAAGGCCAACCGGGCGCGGCTCGGCCGCTCCCCGGCCCGCCGCGCCCGGGACGTGCTCGGCGCGCTGCGGCTGGTGCTGTTCGCGCCGGAGGACCTGGAACTCGTCCGGGGTGACCCGGCCGAACGCCGCCGCTACCTCGACGACCTGCTGGTCACCCGGCAACCCCGCTACGCCGGCGTCCGCGCCGACTACGAGCGGGTGGTCAAGCAACGCAACGCGCTGCTGCGCACGTCGTACCTCGCCCGCAAGACCGGCGGCTCCCGTGGCGGCGACCTGTCCACGCTCGCCGTCTGGGACACCCACCTGGCGCAGCACGGCGCCGACCTGCTCGCCGGCCGGCTGGAGCTGGTCGCCGCGCTCACCCCGCACGTGGCGAAGGCGTACGACGCGGTCGCGGCCGGGCGGGGCGCGGCCGGCATCGCCTACCGGCCCTCGGTCGAGCTGCCGGAGCCGGCCGCCGACCGGGCGGCGCTGGCCGAGGCGCTGGCCACCGCGCTGGCCGCGAACCGCTCCACCGAGATCGAACGGGGCACGACGCTGGTCGGCCCGCACCGCGACGACCTGGCGCTCACGCTCGGCCCGCTGCCCGCCAAGGGGTACGCCAGCCACGGTGAGTCCTGGTCGTACGCGCTGGCGCTGCGGCTGGCCGGGTACGACCTGCTGCGCGCCGACGGGATCGAGCCGGTGCTGGTGCTGGACGACGTCTTCGCCGAGCTGGACACCGGCCGGCGGGAACGCCTGGCCGAGCTGGTCGGCGGCGCGAGCCAGCTCCTGGTCACCTGCGCGGTGGACGACGACGTGCCGGCGGCGCTGCGCGGCACCCGCTGGACGGTCGGTGAGGGGACGGTACGACGTGCCGGATGA
- the rpmH gene encoding 50S ribosomal protein L34, with the protein MSKRTYQPNNRRRAKTHGFRLRMRTRAGRAILSTRRAKGRTRLAA; encoded by the coding sequence GTGAGCAAGCGCACCTACCAGCCGAACAACCGCCGGCGCGCGAAGACCCACGGCTTCCGGCTGCGCATGCGCACCCGTGCCGGCCGCGCCATCCTGTCGACCCGTCGCGCCAAGGGCCGCACCCGCCTGGCGGCCTGA
- the dnaN gene encoding DNA polymerase III subunit beta, whose product MKFRVERDALAEAVAWTAKSLPNRPSVPVLAGVMLRVTDGNLQVSGFDYEVSSQVTVEVQGDADGAALVSGRLLAEITKALPAKPVDIAAVGAHLELVCGSARFTLPTMPVEDYPTLPEMPESAGTVDAAAFAAAVAQVAVAAGRDETLPMMTGVRLELSGGTMAMLATDRYRLALREMEWNPDDPEISLNALVPARTLNDTAKALGPLGGHVTMALSSGGAGEGMIGFSGGTRRTTSRLLDGANYPPVRSLFPADHNAEARVAVATLIEVVKRVALVAERTTPVLLSFSSDGLVVEAGGTEEARASEAMEATFSGDPLTIGFNPQYLIDGLANLGAQFALLRFVDAFKPAVLSPAGEDGEVIPGYRYLIMPIRVSR is encoded by the coding sequence ATGAAGTTCCGAGTGGAGCGCGACGCGCTCGCCGAGGCGGTCGCGTGGACCGCCAAGAGCCTGCCCAACCGACCCTCCGTACCGGTGCTGGCCGGGGTGATGCTCCGGGTGACCGACGGCAACCTCCAGGTCTCCGGCTTCGACTACGAGGTCTCCAGCCAGGTCACCGTCGAGGTGCAGGGTGACGCGGACGGCGCGGCCCTGGTCTCCGGTCGACTGCTCGCCGAGATCACCAAGGCGCTGCCGGCCAAGCCGGTGGACATCGCCGCCGTCGGCGCGCACCTGGAGCTGGTCTGCGGCAGCGCCCGGTTCACGCTGCCCACCATGCCGGTGGAGGACTACCCGACCCTCCCGGAGATGCCGGAGAGCGCCGGCACCGTCGACGCGGCCGCCTTCGCCGCCGCCGTGGCCCAGGTCGCCGTGGCCGCCGGCCGCGACGAGACGCTGCCGATGATGACCGGCGTCCGGCTCGAGCTGTCCGGCGGCACGATGGCCATGCTCGCCACCGACCGCTACCGCCTCGCGCTGCGCGAGATGGAGTGGAACCCGGACGACCCGGAGATCAGCCTCAACGCGCTGGTGCCGGCCCGCACCCTGAACGACACCGCCAAGGCGCTCGGCCCGCTCGGCGGCCACGTGACCATGGCGCTCTCCTCCGGTGGGGCCGGCGAGGGCATGATCGGCTTCTCCGGCGGCACCCGGCGGACCACCAGCCGGCTGCTCGACGGCGCCAACTACCCGCCGGTGCGCTCGCTGTTCCCGGCCGACCACAACGCCGAGGCCCGCGTCGCGGTCGCCACGCTGATCGAGGTGGTCAAGCGGGTGGCGCTGGTCGCCGAGCGCACCACCCCGGTGCTGCTCAGCTTCAGCTCCGACGGCCTCGTGGTGGAGGCCGGCGGCACCGAGGAGGCCCGGGCCAGCGAGGCCATGGAGGCCACCTTCAGCGGTGACCCGCTCACCATCGGCTTCAACCCGCAGTACCTGATCGACGGCCTGGCCAACCTGGGCGCCCAGTTCGCCCTGCTGCGCTTCGTCGACGCGTTCAAGCCCGCGGTCCTTTCCCCGGCCGGCGAGGATGGCGAGGTCATTCCGGGGTACCGGTACCTCATCATGCCGATCCGCGTCTCCCGCTGA
- a CDS encoding ParA family protein yields the protein MHDDGRYDDPRLTGAGGRSPGDPVSRETNYQEWAVDDPRDASPHHPAGPAPKPDVSPTGAVRPVSSAPANVPPVRDPHDPSDGPVNAPTPRPAVARANAAVPARFEPQPPVSAVPHQPGASDAVEAPADTPPAPGFEDETDAATYVSRETPTREEDDPPLAMEAMRAVQILNPSGEVSMPRPDRTRVMCVANQKGGVGKTTTTVNLAVALALHGNRVLVVDLDPQGNASTGLNVPHHTGVPDVYDCLIDSVPLAEVAQAVEGIPNLWCVPATIDLAGAEIELVSVVARESRLSRAIEAYPGHFDYVFIDCPPSLGLLTVNALVAAQEVLIPIQCEYYALEGLNQLINNINLVRQHLNPKLDVSTILLTMYDRRTRLADAVEQDVRNHFGDKVLQAVIPRNVRVSEAPSYGQSVMTYDPGSRGATSYFEAAQEIAERGVKEPVSRNA from the coding sequence GTGCATGACGACGGCAGGTATGACGATCCACGGCTGACCGGGGCCGGCGGGCGATCACCCGGCGATCCCGTTTCACGTGAAACCAACTACCAGGAGTGGGCGGTGGACGATCCCCGAGACGCATCCCCGCACCACCCCGCCGGCCCGGCCCCGAAGCCGGACGTGTCGCCGACCGGTGCCGTCCGGCCGGTGTCGTCCGCGCCGGCCAACGTACCGCCGGTCCGCGACCCGCACGATCCGAGCGATGGTCCGGTGAACGCCCCGACTCCCCGGCCGGCCGTGGCACGCGCGAACGCCGCGGTTCCCGCCCGCTTCGAGCCGCAGCCCCCGGTTTCCGCCGTGCCGCACCAGCCCGGCGCTTCCGACGCCGTCGAGGCACCCGCCGACACGCCACCGGCACCCGGGTTCGAGGACGAGACCGACGCCGCCACGTACGTTTCACGTGAAACCCCGACGCGCGAAGAGGATGACCCACCGTTGGCTATGGAGGCGATGCGCGCCGTGCAGATCCTGAATCCCAGTGGCGAGGTCTCCATGCCCCGCCCCGACCGGACCCGGGTGATGTGCGTCGCCAACCAGAAGGGTGGCGTGGGCAAGACCACCACCACCGTGAACCTCGCGGTGGCGCTCGCGCTGCACGGCAACCGTGTGCTCGTGGTCGACCTCGACCCGCAGGGCAACGCGTCCACCGGGCTGAACGTGCCGCACCACACCGGGGTGCCGGACGTCTACGACTGCCTGATCGACAGCGTGCCCCTCGCGGAGGTGGCTCAGGCGGTCGAGGGGATCCCCAACCTGTGGTGCGTGCCGGCGACCATAGATCTGGCCGGTGCCGAGATCGAGCTGGTCTCGGTGGTCGCCCGGGAGTCCCGGCTGTCGCGTGCGATCGAGGCGTACCCGGGGCACTTCGACTACGTCTTCATCGACTGCCCGCCCTCGCTCGGCCTGCTGACCGTCAACGCGTTGGTGGCCGCGCAGGAGGTGCTGATCCCCATCCAGTGCGAGTACTACGCCTTGGAGGGCCTCAACCAGTTGATAAACAACATCAACCTGGTACGCCAGCACCTGAACCCGAAGCTCGACGTCTCCACCATCCTGCTGACCATGTACGACCGGCGTACCCGGCTGGCCGACGCGGTGGAGCAGGACGTCCGGAACCACTTCGGTGACAAGGTCCTCCAAGCCGTCATCCCCCGCAACGTGCGCGTCTCCGAGGCACCGAGCTACGGCCAGTCGGTGATGACCTACGATCCCGGTTCGCGGGGCGCCACGAGCTACTTCGAGGCCGCCCAGGAGATCGCTGAGCGAGGGGTCAAGGAGCCGGTGAGCCGGAATGCGTAG
- the rnpA gene encoding ribonuclease P protein component, producing MLAAAQRLRRSSDFAAAVRGGRRVGRGAVVVHLTVPGPTDAVTPSPEPARSSGAENSAPRRAGFVVSKAVGGAVVRNKVRRRLRHLVRERLAELPAGTTLVVRALPPAADATYARLGADLDAALTAARAPRGRRPR from the coding sequence GTGCTGGCCGCCGCACAGCGACTGCGGCGCAGTAGCGACTTCGCCGCAGCGGTTCGCGGTGGCCGACGCGTCGGCCGCGGTGCCGTCGTGGTCCACCTGACGGTCCCCGGGCCGACCGACGCCGTGACACCCTCGCCGGAGCCGGCGCGGAGCAGTGGTGCGGAGAACTCCGCACCCCGCCGCGCCGGCTTCGTCGTGTCCAAGGCCGTCGGCGGCGCGGTGGTCCGCAACAAGGTCCGCCGCCGGCTCCGGCACCTGGTCCGGGAACGCCTGGCCGAGCTGCCCGCCGGGACCACGCTGGTGGTACGCGCCCTGCCGCCGGCCGCCGACGCGACGTACGCGCGGCTCGGCGCCGACCTGGACGCCGCCCTGACCGCCGCCCGCGCCCCCCGGGGACGGCGGCCACGATGA
- the dnaA gene encoding chromosomal replication initiator protein DnaA: protein MTGATDLAAVWAAATEELADEIISAQQRAYLRLTRLRAIVEDTALLSVPDAFTRDVIESRLRPAITEALSRQLGRDIQVAVTVRVAEDPAGRPAGTVYRSNPEPLPEPNGPADLLPGFDRVGPAPAAPAYPAPRPEPGYAEPGYAEPRPEHEAEEPAPRQRNADGGRPHLIPAGRDGQDTLFGAVFAEPRRAAPERRAAPERRAFDERPGVEQPAPAAGGYEPRYREAPGPADAPPLRGLPRDGATDNGPGRGALDHHRPGGQGDRRLPGGTESGGNRLNPKYMFETFVIGSSNRFAHAASVAVAESPAKAYNPLFIYGHSGLGKTHLLHAIGHYATTLGNARSVRYVSTEEFTNDFINSLRDDKTSAFQRRYRDVDILLIDDIQFLENRERTQEEFFHTFNTLHNANKQIVITSDRSPRQLATLEDRMRTRFEWGLLADIQPPDLETRIAILQKKAAQERMYAPPDVLEFIASRVSNSIRELEGALIRVTAFASLTRSSVELSLAEEVLRDFMPDGAGPEINADQIMASTSEYFGVSLEDLRGHSRSRVLVNARQVAMYLCRELTDLSLPRIGQAFGGRDHTTVMHADRKIRQQMAERRSLYNQIAELTNRIKQNT, encoded by the coding sequence GTGACCGGAGCGACAGACCTTGCCGCGGTGTGGGCGGCGGCCACCGAGGAACTCGCCGACGAGATCATCTCCGCGCAGCAGCGCGCGTACCTGCGCCTCACCCGGCTGCGGGCGATCGTCGAGGACACCGCGTTGCTCTCCGTCCCGGACGCCTTCACCCGGGACGTGATCGAGTCCCGGCTCCGCCCGGCCATCACCGAGGCGTTGAGCCGCCAGCTCGGCCGCGACATCCAGGTGGCCGTCACCGTGCGGGTGGCCGAGGACCCGGCCGGTCGACCGGCCGGCACGGTCTACCGCAGCAATCCGGAGCCGCTGCCCGAACCGAACGGCCCGGCCGACCTGCTGCCCGGGTTCGACCGGGTCGGCCCGGCCCCGGCCGCGCCGGCCTATCCCGCCCCACGTCCCGAACCGGGATACGCCGAACCGGGGTACGCCGAGCCGCGGCCGGAGCACGAGGCGGAGGAGCCCGCCCCCCGGCAGCGCAACGCGGACGGCGGCCGGCCGCACCTGATCCCGGCCGGCCGGGACGGTCAGGACACGCTCTTCGGCGCCGTCTTCGCCGAACCGCGCCGCGCCGCGCCCGAGCGCCGCGCCGCGCCCGAGCGCCGCGCCTTCGACGAGCGCCCCGGGGTCGAGCAACCCGCCCCCGCCGCCGGCGGCTACGAGCCGCGCTACCGGGAGGCGCCCGGACCGGCCGACGCCCCGCCGCTGCGCGGCCTGCCGCGGGACGGCGCCACGGACAACGGCCCCGGTCGCGGCGCGCTCGACCACCACCGCCCCGGCGGCCAGGGCGACCGCCGCCTGCCCGGCGGTACGGAGAGCGGCGGCAACCGGCTCAACCCGAAGTACATGTTCGAGACGTTCGTCATCGGCTCGTCCAACCGCTTCGCCCACGCGGCGAGCGTGGCGGTGGCCGAGTCGCCGGCCAAGGCGTACAACCCGCTGTTCATCTACGGCCACTCCGGGTTGGGCAAGACCCACCTGTTGCACGCCATCGGGCACTACGCCACCACGTTGGGCAACGCCCGCTCGGTCCGGTACGTCTCGACCGAGGAGTTCACCAACGACTTCATCAACTCGCTGCGGGACGACAAGACCAGCGCGTTCCAGCGCCGCTACCGGGACGTGGACATCCTCCTGATCGACGACATCCAGTTCCTGGAGAACCGGGAGCGGACGCAGGAGGAGTTCTTCCACACCTTCAACACCCTGCACAACGCCAACAAGCAGATCGTGATCACGTCCGACCGGTCGCCGCGCCAGCTCGCCACGCTGGAGGACCGGATGCGGACCCGGTTCGAGTGGGGGCTGCTGGCCGACATCCAGCCGCCGGACCTGGAGACCCGGATCGCGATCCTGCAGAAGAAGGCGGCGCAGGAGCGGATGTACGCCCCGCCGGACGTGCTGGAGTTCATCGCCTCCCGGGTGTCGAACTCGATCCGGGAGCTGGAGGGCGCGCTGATCCGGGTCACCGCGTTCGCCAGTCTCACCCGGTCCTCGGTCGAGCTGTCGCTGGCCGAGGAGGTGCTGCGGGACTTCATGCCGGACGGCGCCGGCCCGGAGATCAACGCCGACCAGATCATGGCGTCCACCTCCGAGTACTTCGGGGTGAGCCTGGAGGACCTGCGCGGCCACTCCCGGTCCCGGGTGCTGGTCAACGCGCGCCAGGTGGCCATGTACCTGTGTCGCGAGCTGACCGACCTGTCGCTGCCCCGGATCGGGCAGGCGTTCGGCGGGCGCGACCACACCACGGTGATGCACGCCGACCGCAAGATCCGTCAGCAGATGGCGGAGCGGCGTTCGCTCTACAACCAGATCGCCGAGCTGACCAACCGGATCAAGCAGAACACCTGA
- a CDS encoding protein jag, with protein sequence MTDTSIPSADQSVDDDETSATIETGEDTPEVREKKAPADSDLFRQSEIAADYVEGLLDILDYDGDIDELVSGGRPVVEVVGSRLQNLVGQRGATLEALQELTRLAVFRQTGTPSRLLLDVGGYRAARRKELAAVAKNAVEKVKEHGEAVRLEPMSAFERKCVHDVVNAMSGVESESEGVEPNRRIVVQPVAD encoded by the coding sequence GTGACCGACACCAGCATCCCCAGCGCCGACCAGTCCGTGGACGACGACGAGACCTCGGCCACCATCGAGACCGGCGAGGACACCCCCGAGGTCCGGGAGAAGAAGGCCCCGGCCGACAGCGACCTGTTCCGCCAGAGCGAGATCGCCGCCGACTACGTCGAGGGGCTGCTGGACATCCTCGACTACGACGGCGACATCGACGAGCTGGTGTCCGGCGGCCGGCCGGTCGTCGAGGTGGTCGGCTCCCGCCTGCAGAACCTGGTCGGCCAGCGCGGCGCCACCCTGGAGGCGCTCCAGGAGCTGACCCGCCTGGCGGTGTTCCGGCAGACCGGGACGCCGAGCCGCCTGCTGCTCGACGTCGGCGGCTATCGGGCCGCCCGGCGCAAGGAACTGGCCGCGGTCGCCAAGAACGCGGTCGAGAAGGTCAAGGAGCACGGCGAGGCGGTACGCCTGGAGCCGATGTCCGCGTTCGAGCGCAAGTGCGTGCACGACGTGGTGAACGCGATGAGCGGCGTGGAGAGCGAGTCGGAGGGCGTGGAGCCCAACCGCCGCATCGTCGTCCAGCCGGTGGCGGACTGA